The sequence GCTGAACGATATAGGATATCTCCGTTCAACCGACAAAATTGAACAAAGCACTTCTCTTTCCTATGTTAAAACAGAACCTGAGCTGATTTTCCGCTCTTATCATCTGGGGTTCGGACAATTCAACCGGTGGGATTTCGGAGGCAGACTGCAGAGCTCCTCCCTGAGCCTGGGGGCATCAGCACAGTTCAGCAATATGTGGTCGGTAAATTTTCATGTAAGCCGGTACAGACCATCGTATGAAAATGACATCCTGCGTGGCGGCCCGTCTATGAAAGAGCCCGGCGGATGGACAGGTTTTCTGAGTCTAGGAACAAACTATGCCCGCAAAGTAAGCCTTAGCATTAACAGCAGTATTTATTCAGCTGATGAAATCAATCAGCAAAGTCTGTATCTGGCACCCGGATTGAATTTTAAACTAACCCGGGCCCTCCAGATGAGTTCGTATTTTTCCTATTCTTTCAGTACAAATGACATGCAGTATATAACCAGTATTCCTTTCGGCACAGATACACGTTATATTACTGCATCGCTTGAACAGGAGCGGATCAACATGACCCTTCGCATCGACTATACGATACTTCCCGGACTTACCATTCAGTATTACGGTTCGCCCTTCTTGGCTTCGGCCAGTTACAATGATTACAAACGAATAACCAATCCTGTTGCGGCCTCATATTACGATCGTTTTTCCTATATCGCAAGAAATCTTCCCGAAAAACCCTCACAGCAGCCGGAGATTGCTGTCGATGAAAATTATGACAATATGGTGGACTATGTGATACAGCGCCCGGATTTCCTTTTCAGGCAATTCAGGTCCAATCTGGTTGCACGCTGGGAATATAAAGCAGGTTCATCATTGTATTTTGTGTGGTCACAGGGCCGAACCGGTTCAGACAATGATCCTGCTCTGCGTTTTGCCGACGGATTAAAGTCCCTTGCCAGCGATTTTCCTAACAATGTTTTTCTGATAAAACTAAATTACTGGTTTTCATTATAGGCCAATACCGGAAGATGGGCCGGCATCATAAAAACTCGTGAAAGTTTGTTTCATGCAGCAAAAATGTTTCTATATTTAGTGGAAAAATAAATACGAACCAACTTAACTTCATGAATATGAAAAAACTTGCGCTTGTATTTCCTTTGATTCTTCTGCTGATTTCCTGTACGCGTTATTCGGGCAAGCCAGTAATGCTCCGGTGTGAATACGATGAAAATCCCCTCGGAATTGATACTCCGACCCCGCGGTTTTCATGGGCAATGAATGATACAATCCGCATGGCTCTTCAGAAAGCCTGGCAGATCATGGTGGCTACTGCCCCTGAAAAACTCACTTCCGGGAAACCCGATATGTGGGACAGCCGTATGGTGCGTTCCGACGTATCTCAGTTTGTGCCATACAGCGGAAAGCCTCTTCAGTCGGCAACCCGCTATTACTGGAAAGTAAGATACTGGAACCATCGCGGAGAAGTATCAGCATGGAGCGATGTTCAATGGTTTGAAACGGCCTTCCTGAAAGAGGATGACTGGAAGGCAGATTGGATTACGGCAGTCAGACCCGTTGATTCCCGTCCACCCCGTTCCGTGCTGATGAAAAAAGAGTTTTCTATTGACAAGGAACTGGCATCTGCCAGGTTATACATAACGGGTCTGGGAAACTATGTTGCGTTCATTAATGGACAGCGTGTTGGCATTGATCTGCTTACACCGGGATGGACCGATTACCGGCAAAAAGTTCAGTACCAGATTTACGATGTTACCGGAATGATGCAGAAAGGACCGAATGCCTGGGGTGCTGTTCTCGGAAATATGTGGTGGAGCAGCGGTCTCGGATGGCAGGGAGGTTCCACATACAGCAACGGTCCCCTGCGGTTAAAGGGTCAGCTTTGCCTCACATTTGCTGACGGAACATCGGAAGTAATACCTACCGACACAAGCTGGCAGTTCACTGATTCACCGGTTGTTTACAATCACATTTACCATGGCGAAACCTACGATGCACGGATGGAAATTCCCGATTGGTCGAAAGCCGGTTCTACAGCCGGGCGCTGGACAAAGGTTGCCGTACTGGATACCTTCCATGTGAAACTGGTTGCCCAGCAGGATCCGCCGATCCGCGAATCGGAGCAGATTTCCCCCGTGAACATTACCGAACCTAAAAAAGGAATATTTGTTTTTGATTTTGGACAAAATATGGTCGGATGGGCACGGTTATCTGTTCAGGCTCCGGCAGGTACGATCATAGAAATGCGGTTTGCCGAACTCCTCCACGATGACGGAACGGTGGCACAGGAAAACCTGCGCCAGGCAAAAGCGACCGACCGGTATATCTGCAAAGGACAAGGAACAGTGATCTGGGAACCCATGTTTACGTACCACGGATTTCGGTATGTTCAGGTTACTGGGCTAAAGGAAAAACCCGCCGGGGAAACGCTGACCGGCATTGTAATTCATTCTTCAGCGCCTTTCAGAGGAAAATTTGAATGTTCCGATACCCTGCTGAACCAGATCTGGAAAAACATTACCTGGGGACAAAGAGGCAACATGATGAGTGTTCCGACCGATTGCCCCCAGCGTGATGAACGCCTCGGATGGATGGGCGATGCCCAGATTTTTGCCCCCACAGCTTTTTTCAACATGGACATGAACCGCTTCTTCGTGAAGTGGATGCGCGATATAGCTGACTGCCAGGATACATCAGGATATGTGTATGATGTCAATCCGGCTATAGTGGTTGGAGGTCCTGCCAAACCGGGATGGGGCGATGCCGTAGTGGTGGTTCCCTATGTAACCTATTTATTTTCAGGTGACCGCTCTGTTCTTGAAGAAAATTATGAAGCCATGAAAAAATGGGTTCACTACATGGACGCCAGGGCAAAAAACAACCTGTACGAATTCGGCGACGGCGACTGGGGTGGATACGGAGACTGGGTAGCCGTTGTGCCCAGTCCGACCAAGCCTACGGGCGGGCTTTACCACTATTACAGCACAAAACTGCTTTCCGAAATTGCCGGAATTCTTGGGAAGAAGGAAGATTCAACGGCTCTTGCCAATCGTCTGCCGCTGATTGCCCAGGCTTACAATGCAAAATACTTCTATCCTGATTCAGGGCATTATATTGCCAA comes from Bacteroidales bacterium and encodes:
- a CDS encoding family 78 glycoside hydrolase catalytic domain → MKKLALVFPLILLLISCTRYSGKPVMLRCEYDENPLGIDTPTPRFSWAMNDTIRMALQKAWQIMVATAPEKLTSGKPDMWDSRMVRSDVSQFVPYSGKPLQSATRYYWKVRYWNHRGEVSAWSDVQWFETAFLKEDDWKADWITAVRPVDSRPPRSVLMKKEFSIDKELASARLYITGLGNYVAFINGQRVGIDLLTPGWTDYRQKVQYQIYDVTGMMQKGPNAWGAVLGNMWWSSGLGWQGGSTYSNGPLRLKGQLCLTFADGTSEVIPTDTSWQFTDSPVVYNHIYHGETYDARMEIPDWSKAGSTAGRWTKVAVLDTFHVKLVAQQDPPIRESEQISPVNITEPKKGIFVFDFGQNMVGWARLSVQAPAGTIIEMRFAELLHDDGTVAQENLRQAKATDRYICKGQGTVIWEPMFTYHGFRYVQVTGLKEKPAGETLTGIVIHSSAPFRGKFECSDTLLNQIWKNITWGQRGNMMSVPTDCPQRDERLGWMGDAQIFAPTAFFNMDMNRFFVKWMRDIADCQDTSGYVYDVNPAIVVGGPAKPGWGDAVVVVPYVTYLFSGDRSVLEENYEAMKKWVHYMDARAKNNLYEFGDGDWGGYGDWVAVVPSPTKPTGGLYHYYSTKLLSEIAGILGKKEDSTALANRLPLIAQAYNAKYFYPDSGHYIANTQTMNLLPVAFGLAPENLRTDLIKKVAENVVQRDTHLTTGFMGTAYLLPLLSDYGYHDLAWKVATQTTYPSWGYMVKKGATTIWELWNSDTERPEGMNSRNHFAYGSVGEWYYRYLAGIQPDISQPGFKKIIFHPRPAGDLTYASAELMTGYGPASIAWKKNQAQMQIDLRIPANTSGIIRVPFDPEKNTEITESGILVWKNSKREKSSRGLTFVKQEKDYLEFEAGAGNYHFLIQ